AACGGACTTATTTCAAAGAACGATTTACTGAAGCTAGAAGTGCAATATTCAAATACGAAACTGATGCTAATCGAAGCAGAAAAAAATCGAAATCTTGCTAAGATGATGTTCAACAAATCGATAGGAATTGAATTAACATCAGATACCAGCGTTAAAGGCGACGAGATAAATGAAATAACGATAAATGAATCAATAGAAAAGATTTTTGCCGAAGCATTAAGTGAGAGAGATGAACTGAAAACATTATCATATAAACTGGATGCAAGTAAGGATTTAATTAATGCTGCCAAATCAAACTGGTTTCCATCAATTTATTTAAACGGTAATCTAAACTACAGTAATCCAAACCCAAGATTTCAACCACCAGCGGCAGAATTCAATACAAATTGGGAGCTGGGATTAACATTAAGCTGGGATATATGGAATTGGGGATTGACATCATCGCAATCAAAGCAGGCAGAAGAAACAAAAGTACAATTAGAAGTAAATAAAGAACAGCTGATTGAAAATATACAGCAAGAAGTCTATTCAAACTATTTAGAAATGAAAAAAAACCATGAGAAGGTAATTGTAAATATAGATGCATTAAAGCAGGCTGATGAAAACTATAGAATTACTTCAGAAAAATTCAGAGTTCAAATAGCATCAACCACAGATTTAATTGATGCCGAGACATTAAAGCTTCAGGCCGAGACAAATTTGAAAACAGCCGAAGTAGAATTACAAGTATCTAAAGTAAAGCTGGATAAATCATTAGGAAGAAGGATATTCTGATGGAAGCAATAGAAGTTAACAACCTTACGAAGAGATTCGGAAAGTTCACCGCCGTTGACAATGTATCCTTTAGTGTAAGACAAGGAGAAATATTCGGTTTTCTAGGGGCCAACGGTGCGGGAAAATCGACAACGATTCGGATGTTAATAGGGATTTTGGAACCGACGAGCGGTGATGCATTAGTAGGCGGCTACAGTATAAAAAATGAGCCTGACATGGTAAAAAAGAATATAGGATATATGTCTCAAAAGTTTTCTCTATACAATGATTTGACGGTAGCAGAGAATATACGATTCTTTGCAGGAGTGTACGGATTAAGCGGAAAAAAATACGAAGAAAGGAAAAGTTGGGTTTTGAAAGTAGCCAACCTAGAGAATATGGAAAATGTAATAACTGGTTCTTTACCCGGCGGTATAAAGCAGCGACTAGCATTAGGCACAGCAGTAATACACGAGCCAAAGATAGTATTTCTGGATGAGCCGACAAGCGGAGTTGATCCAATATCAAGGAGGAGTTTCTGGGATTTGATAAACGATTTATCCGGAGCCGGAACAACAATATTAGTAACAACGCATTATTTAGACGAAGCTGAATTCTGCAACGATATAATTTTAATAAATGCAGGGAAATTAATTGCACAAGGAAATGCCAAAGAATTGAAAACGAATTACATCAAAAATCCAATTCTGGAAATAGAAAGCGAGCGTGTAGTAGACAGCTTAGAAATCCTTGAGAAACAAGATTGGGTTGGTGAAACTTCGATATTCGGGAATTACATACATGTTATACTTAAAGAAAGGGATTTTACAGAAAATCAGGTTATAGACTTGTTATGGAATGGATACGGAATAA
This portion of the Melioribacteraceae bacterium genome encodes:
- a CDS encoding TolC family protein — translated: MNKILLIILMSSMLYAQGKVLSLKESIELGIQNSKELKLSHSKLNTADAKLAEINSLFLPQFKLSGNYTRLSDNIPAFEVQLPNAPSKFTISEPIYDNYSFRLGFSQPIFTGMKLSSLKSSAHNNIKASLSEISKEENEVAFNIYNAYWNYYKAEEIKKLISQSLIQMEEHLRNAKHFFDNGLISKNDLLKLEVQYSNTKLMLIEAEKNRNLAKMMFNKSIGIELTSDTSVKGDEINEITINESIEKIFAEALSERDELKTLSYKLDASKDLINAAKSNWFPSIYLNGNLNYSNPNPRFQPPAAEFNTNWELGLTLSWDIWNWGLTSSQSKQAEETKVQLEVNKEQLIENIQQEVYSNYLEMKKNHEKVIVNIDALKQADENYRITSEKFRVQIASTTDLIDAETLKLQAETNLKTAEVELQVSKVKLDKSLGRRIF
- a CDS encoding ABC transporter ATP-binding protein; translated protein: MEAIEVNNLTKRFGKFTAVDNVSFSVRQGEIFGFLGANGAGKSTTIRMLIGILEPTSGDALVGGYSIKNEPDMVKKNIGYMSQKFSLYNDLTVAENIRFFAGVYGLSGKKYEERKSWVLKVANLENMENVITGSLPGGIKQRLALGTAVIHEPKIVFLDEPTSGVDPISRRSFWDLINDLSGAGTTILVTTHYLDEAEFCNDIILINAGKLIAQGNAKELKTNYIKNPILEIESERVVDSLEILEKQDWVGETSIFGNYIHVILKERDFTENQVIDLLWNGYGIKTKRVEKIIPTLEDVFIHLIEKDSKRYVQ